A stretch of the Cryptosporangium minutisporangium genome encodes the following:
- a CDS encoding aromatic acid/H+ symport family MFS transporter, producing MQLTALDRVARTVLALCWIVVLLEGFDLFVYSTVIPELLDDPDWQLTASEAGRIGSYATFGMLIGSLAVGTVTDWIGRRKAIIGCTVWFSVLMAACALAPNPTVFGIGRFLAGLGLGGLIPTAMPLVMEYIGEHRRGAGATWMMTGYHVGGLVVAALAIAVLPAFGWRAMFWAGALPIVVMLPLLWRYLPESVDFLLARGRTAEAEAVARRHHVDLDAARARVAAADTGEQPTRSAALRTIFGHGYLAATLLFFLASFCGLLLVYGFGTWLPELMRDSGYGLGSALSFLVVTNVGAVAGLLLTGPIADRLGTKRASAIWFLTGAVFVGLLSIRMPSALIYLAAALAGFFLFTAQVVLYAHVGYHYPTATHATALGWIAGVGRVGSVIGPALGGVLLDEGAGVWSFYVFALAGLIGAVAMALAPHSPLAPTPSHWSLRGRAGSPKPA from the coding sequence GTGCAGCTCACCGCACTGGACCGCGTCGCCCGCACCGTTCTCGCGCTGTGCTGGATCGTCGTCCTACTCGAGGGGTTCGACCTCTTCGTCTACAGCACGGTGATCCCGGAACTCCTGGACGACCCCGACTGGCAGCTCACCGCGTCCGAAGCTGGCCGGATCGGCAGTTACGCCACGTTCGGCATGCTGATCGGCTCGCTCGCGGTCGGCACCGTCACCGACTGGATCGGCCGCCGGAAGGCGATCATCGGGTGCACGGTCTGGTTCTCGGTGCTGATGGCGGCCTGCGCGCTCGCACCGAACCCGACCGTCTTCGGGATCGGCCGCTTCCTCGCCGGGCTCGGCCTGGGTGGCTTGATCCCGACCGCGATGCCGCTGGTCATGGAGTACATCGGCGAACACCGCCGGGGCGCGGGCGCTACCTGGATGATGACCGGCTACCACGTCGGCGGTCTCGTGGTGGCCGCGCTTGCGATCGCGGTGCTGCCCGCGTTCGGCTGGCGCGCGATGTTCTGGGCCGGCGCGCTCCCGATCGTCGTCATGCTTCCGCTGCTGTGGCGGTACCTGCCGGAGTCGGTCGACTTCCTGCTGGCCCGCGGACGGACGGCTGAGGCGGAGGCCGTCGCCCGCCGTCACCACGTCGATCTGGACGCCGCTCGAGCCCGGGTCGCGGCGGCGGACACCGGAGAGCAACCGACCCGATCGGCGGCGCTCCGCACGATCTTCGGTCACGGGTACCTGGCGGCCACACTGCTGTTCTTCCTCGCGTCATTCTGCGGGCTGCTCCTGGTGTACGGGTTCGGGACCTGGTTGCCGGAGCTCATGCGGGATTCCGGCTACGGCCTCGGCTCTGCGCTCTCGTTCCTGGTCGTGACCAACGTCGGGGCGGTGGCCGGGCTGTTGCTCACCGGACCGATCGCCGACCGGCTCGGCACCAAGCGGGCGTCGGCGATCTGGTTCCTCACCGGGGCGGTGTTCGTCGGTCTGCTCAGCATCCGGATGCCGTCCGCGCTGATCTACCTGGCCGCGGCGCTGGCCGGGTTCTTCCTGTTCACCGCGCAAGTGGTGCTCTACGCCCACGTCGGTTACCACTACCCGACCGCGACGCACGCGACCGCGCTCGGCTGGATCGCCGGCGTGGGGCGGGTGGGCTCGGTGATCGGGCCGGCGCTGGGCGGCGTACTGCTCGACGAGGGCGCGGGCGTGTGGAGCTTCTACGTGTTCGCGCTGGCCGGACTGATCGGCGCGGTGGCGATGGCGCTCGCGCCGCATTCGCCGTTGGCACCGACCCCTTCGCACTGGTCACTCCGCGGACGCGCTGGTTCGCCGAAACCGGCTTGA
- a CDS encoding ABC transporter substrate-binding protein, translated as MTQYPAGGGQPSEGENPGARPNPPAGDPGWTLPPEQSPTGPPAPGQSSGPPQGALPPEQPHPGYAPGGYSQYSQQPSADQPAYGQPPAQYGQQPPAYGQQPPQYGQQPEYGQPPQYGQPPQYGQPPQYGQQPQYGQPEYGGQPPHYGQQPEYGQQPPQYGQPEYGQPEYGQQPQQFGQPEYGQPQYEQPQQYGQPPQQYGQEYQQYGEQPPYGEQPAYGQEYAAPPPAEPKRRSKVGIALVVVLALLLVGGGGTAAWAMLKDDEKGGGDTAKVPVAAECASGTIAVVGDTGGGADSAGESAIALANLAAEEYHAKNPDCTVAIRGFDSGGEEGKAKLLADKIIADKSIIGVLGPLYSKEAQATAPLFDKAGVPMVNPTVSTVSLGDGKLKSFHRTVGTDADTGVAMAKYIKSGDPAAKVFVIDDGTTYPKATAAAARAALGSLVVDFATIKQGQTDFSLLASTIVDSGATVIAFAGFSAEAAGVRNAVTEAGGEKIGFVAGPGLLDSLYVTETGEAGKDTIVICACVPGTGLPEEFRQKVEDKTTTSPAAFTGEAYDAANAFMAAFGAGKKSRADVNKFLDTYSAKGITGPIAFEPGGDLKGTPPEWYFVMGTDGFFGKSRVQ; from the coding sequence ATGACCCAGTATCCGGCCGGCGGCGGCCAACCGAGCGAAGGCGAGAATCCGGGAGCGCGACCGAACCCACCGGCGGGAGACCCCGGCTGGACACTTCCACCGGAGCAATCGCCGACTGGACCTCCTGCCCCAGGGCAGTCGTCCGGACCACCGCAGGGCGCCTTACCACCGGAACAACCTCACCCAGGGTATGCGCCGGGTGGCTACTCGCAGTACTCGCAGCAGCCGTCGGCGGACCAGCCCGCGTATGGTCAGCCACCTGCTCAGTACGGACAGCAGCCACCGGCCTACGGGCAGCAGCCTCCCCAGTACGGTCAGCAGCCCGAGTACGGGCAGCCACCTCAGTACGGGCAGCCACCTCAGTACGGGCAGCCACCTCAGTACGGTCAGCAGCCCCAGTACGGCCAGCCGGAGTACGGCGGCCAGCCTCCGCACTACGGGCAGCAGCCGGAGTACGGCCAACAGCCTCCGCAGTACGGTCAGCCCGAGTACGGCCAGCCTGAGTACGGCCAGCAGCCGCAGCAGTTCGGGCAGCCGGAGTACGGCCAGCCCCAGTACGAGCAGCCCCAGCAGTACGGCCAGCCTCCGCAGCAGTACGGCCAGGAGTACCAGCAGTACGGCGAGCAGCCACCGTACGGCGAGCAGCCCGCCTACGGGCAGGAGTACGCCGCGCCCCCGCCGGCGGAACCGAAGCGACGGTCCAAGGTCGGTATCGCGCTCGTCGTCGTTCTCGCGCTCCTGCTCGTCGGCGGCGGCGGCACGGCCGCCTGGGCGATGCTCAAGGACGACGAGAAGGGCGGTGGCGACACCGCGAAGGTGCCGGTCGCCGCCGAGTGCGCCAGCGGCACGATCGCAGTCGTCGGTGACACCGGGGGCGGAGCGGACAGCGCGGGCGAGTCCGCGATCGCGCTCGCGAACCTCGCCGCTGAGGAGTACCACGCCAAGAACCCGGACTGCACGGTCGCCATCCGTGGTTTCGACAGCGGCGGCGAGGAGGGCAAGGCCAAGTTGCTCGCGGACAAGATCATCGCCGACAAGTCGATCATCGGCGTTCTCGGGCCGCTCTACTCCAAGGAAGCGCAGGCGACCGCGCCGCTCTTCGACAAGGCCGGCGTGCCGATGGTGAACCCGACCGTCTCCACGGTTTCGCTCGGCGACGGCAAGTTGAAAAGCTTCCACCGGACGGTCGGTACCGACGCGGACACCGGCGTTGCGATGGCGAAGTACATCAAGAGCGGCGACCCCGCCGCGAAGGTCTTCGTCATCGATGACGGGACGACCTACCCGAAGGCGACCGCGGCGGCCGCCCGCGCCGCGCTGGGCTCCCTGGTCGTCGATTTTGCGACCATCAAGCAGGGCCAGACCGACTTCAGCCTGCTGGCCTCGACGATCGTCGACTCGGGGGCGACCGTGATCGCGTTCGCCGGATTCTCCGCAGAGGCGGCTGGGGTGCGGAACGCGGTCACCGAGGCCGGTGGCGAGAAGATCGGCTTCGTGGCCGGCCCCGGCCTGCTCGACTCGCTGTACGTCACCGAGACGGGCGAGGCGGGTAAGGACACGATCGTGATCTGCGCCTGTGTGCCCGGCACCGGTCTGCCGGAGGAGTTCCGGCAGAAGGTGGAGGACAAAACGACGACCAGCCCCGCGGCCTTCACCGGTGAGGCCTACGACGCGGCGAACGCGTTCATGGCGGCGTTCGGGGCCGGGAAGAAGAGCCGCGCCGACGTCAACAAGTTCCTCGACACGTACTCGGCCAAGGGGATCACCGGCCCGATCGCGTTCGAGCCCGGCGGAGACCTCAAGGGCACACCGCCGGAGTGGTACTTCGTCATGGGCACGGACGGGTTCTTCGGCAAGAGCCGGGTGCAGTAA
- the purQ gene encoding phosphoribosylformylglycinamidine synthase subunit PurQ: MSPRIGVITFPGSLDDRDALRAVKLAGGEPVALWHADADLRGVDAVILPGGFSYGDYLRAGAIARFAPAMNSLVDAARGGLPVLGICNGFQVLCESHLLPGALRRNHHLHFRNRDQKLRMESTSTRWTQDYQPGEEILIPLKSGEGAYLADEKTLDALEAEGRVIARYVGNPNGSARDIAGISNEAGNVVGLMPHPEHATEALTGPSTDGLGFFTSVIKALVPAA; encoded by the coding sequence ATGAGCCCTCGTATCGGAGTCATCACCTTCCCCGGTTCGCTCGACGACCGCGACGCGCTGCGCGCGGTCAAGCTGGCCGGCGGTGAGCCGGTCGCGCTCTGGCACGCGGACGCCGACCTACGCGGCGTCGACGCGGTGATCCTGCCCGGCGGCTTCTCGTACGGCGACTACCTGCGCGCCGGCGCCATCGCCCGGTTCGCACCGGCGATGAACTCGTTGGTCGACGCCGCACGCGGCGGGCTTCCCGTGCTCGGCATCTGTAACGGCTTCCAGGTGCTCTGCGAGTCGCACCTGCTGCCCGGCGCGCTCCGCCGCAACCATCACCTGCACTTCCGCAACCGCGACCAGAAGCTCCGGATGGAGTCCACGTCCACTCGCTGGACGCAGGACTACCAGCCGGGCGAGGAGATCCTCATCCCGCTGAAGAGCGGCGAGGGCGCCTACCTGGCGGACGAGAAGACGCTCGACGCGCTGGAGGCCGAGGGCCGGGTGATCGCCCGCTACGTCGGCAATCCGAACGGCTCGGCGCGCGACATCGCCGGCATCAGCAACGAGGCCGGGAACGTCGTCGGTCTGATGCCGCACCCGGAGCACGCGACCGAGGCGCTGACCGGTCCCTCCACCGACGGGCTCGGGTTCTTCACCTCCGTGATCAAGGCGCTGGTGCCTGCCGCATGA
- a CDS encoding SDR family oxidoreductase translates to MKLTVLGATGGVGRQVVLQALKDGDQVTAVVRDPARLPIADHPALDVVRGDVMDPATLAPLLVGRDAVISALGHRGRGPTTVCADGARSLVAAAAQVGVRRVLVVSASGAFIEENDDLVTRRLVKPLLGVVLRESFADTTTMEAVIRASGLDWTIVRPPRLTDGPHTGRYRTGHHGVRRGYTVARADVADCLLSLVDRSESVGRTITVAR, encoded by the coding sequence GTGAAATTGACCGTGTTGGGAGCCACCGGCGGCGTCGGACGCCAGGTCGTGCTGCAAGCGCTGAAGGACGGGGACCAGGTGACCGCAGTGGTCCGCGACCCGGCCCGGCTGCCGATCGCCGATCATCCCGCCCTGGACGTCGTCCGCGGCGACGTGATGGACCCGGCCACGCTGGCACCGCTCCTCGTCGGCCGGGACGCGGTGATCTCCGCGCTCGGTCACCGCGGCCGCGGACCGACCACGGTCTGCGCCGACGGTGCCCGCAGCCTGGTTGCCGCGGCCGCACAGGTCGGCGTGCGGCGCGTCCTGGTGGTCAGCGCGAGCGGGGCGTTCATCGAAGAGAACGACGACCTGGTCACCCGCCGGCTGGTGAAGCCCCTCCTGGGTGTCGTGCTCCGGGAGTCGTTCGCGGACACCACAACGATGGAGGCCGTGATCCGGGCCAGCGGCCTGGACTGGACGATCGTCCGGCCACCCCGCTTGACCGACGGACCCCACACCGGCCGGTACCGCACTGGGCACCACGGCGTCCGCCGCGGTTACACCGTGGCCCGTGCGGATGTCGCGGACTGCCTGCTCTCACTCGTCGACCGCTCGGAGTCGGTCGGACGCACGATCACCGTCGCCCGGTGA
- the purB gene encoding adenylosuccinate lyase, with product MIPNVLAARYASPELTKLWSPEHKIVLERRLWIAVLRAQRELGVPVPDGVVEAYEAVVDDVDLESIAARERVTRHDVKARIEEFSALAGHEHIHKGMTSRDLTENVEQLQTRASLELIRDRVVSSLVRLAARAVEFDALVLTGRSHNVPAQATLLGKRFASAAEEQLLAYERISELLERYPLRGIKGPVGTAADQLDLLGGDPMKLAALEEAVARHLGFQRTFTSVGQVYPRSLDFDAVSALVVAAAGPSSLATTIRLMAGQELVTEGFKAGQVGSSAMPHKMNTRSCERVNGLAVILRGYASMTGELAGNQWNEGDVFCSVVRRVALPDAFFAADGLFQTFLTVLTEFGAYPAVVQRELDRYLPFLATTKVLVAAVQRGVGREVAHEAIKEHAVAVALEMREKGIERNDLLDRLAGDERLRLDAATMRGLVADPTAFTGAASAQVAEVARRVAQVAARHPAAATYTPGDIL from the coding sequence GTGATTCCGAACGTACTCGCCGCCCGATACGCCTCGCCCGAGCTGACGAAGCTCTGGTCACCCGAGCACAAGATCGTGCTCGAGCGCCGGCTGTGGATCGCCGTGCTCCGGGCGCAGCGTGAGCTCGGCGTCCCCGTGCCCGACGGTGTCGTCGAGGCCTACGAGGCCGTCGTGGACGACGTCGACCTGGAGTCGATCGCAGCGCGCGAGCGCGTCACCCGGCACGACGTGAAGGCCCGCATCGAGGAGTTCTCCGCGCTGGCCGGGCACGAGCACATCCATAAGGGCATGACGTCCCGCGACCTCACCGAGAACGTCGAGCAGCTGCAGACCCGGGCCTCGCTGGAGCTGATCCGCGACCGGGTCGTCAGTTCGCTCGTGCGGCTCGCCGCCCGGGCAGTGGAGTTCGATGCGCTGGTGCTGACCGGCCGCTCGCACAACGTCCCGGCGCAGGCGACGCTGCTCGGCAAGCGGTTCGCGTCGGCCGCCGAGGAGCAGTTGCTCGCGTACGAGCGGATCTCCGAGCTGCTCGAGCGGTATCCGCTGCGCGGCATCAAGGGGCCGGTGGGCACCGCCGCCGATCAGCTCGATCTGCTCGGCGGCGACCCGATGAAGCTGGCCGCTCTCGAGGAGGCCGTCGCCCGGCACCTCGGTTTCCAGCGCACCTTCACCAGCGTCGGCCAGGTGTATCCGCGTTCGCTGGACTTCGACGCGGTCTCCGCGCTGGTGGTCGCGGCGGCCGGGCCGTCGAGCCTGGCGACGACGATCCGCCTGATGGCCGGTCAGGAGCTGGTCACCGAGGGCTTCAAGGCCGGCCAGGTCGGCTCGTCGGCGATGCCGCACAAGATGAACACCCGCTCCTGCGAGCGGGTCAACGGGCTGGCCGTGATCCTGCGTGGCTACGCGTCGATGACCGGTGAGCTGGCAGGCAACCAGTGGAACGAGGGCGACGTGTTCTGCAGCGTCGTCCGCCGCGTCGCGCTGCCGGACGCGTTCTTCGCAGCGGACGGCCTGTTCCAGACGTTCCTCACCGTGCTGACCGAGTTCGGGGCCTACCCGGCGGTCGTCCAGCGTGAGCTGGACCGGTACCTGCCGTTCCTCGCGACCACGAAGGTGCTGGTCGCGGCGGTGCAGCGGGGAGTGGGACGCGAGGTCGCGCACGAGGCGATCAAGGAGCACGCGGTCGCCGTCGCGCTGGAGATGCGGGAAAAGGGCATCGAGCGCAACGACCTGCTGGACCGGCTGGCCGGCGACGAGCGGCTGCGGCTCGACGCGGCGACCATGCGCGGGCTGGTGGCGGATCCGACCGCGTTCACCGGAGCGGCGTCGGCGCAGGTCGCCGAGGTGGCGCGGCGGGTCGCCCAGGTGGCGGCTCGGCACCCGGCAGCGGCGACGTACACGCCGGGCGACATCTTGTAG
- the purS gene encoding phosphoribosylformylglycinamidine synthase subunit PurS → MPASTRVVVDVMLKPEILDPQGQAIANALPTLGFSSIASVRQGKRFEVELAGEATEEALDEVRRAAATLLANPVIEDYEVRVEVAK, encoded by the coding sequence GTGCCCGCGTCGACCCGCGTCGTCGTCGATGTCATGCTCAAGCCCGAGATCCTCGACCCGCAGGGTCAGGCGATCGCCAACGCCCTACCCACCTTGGGATTCTCTTCGATCGCCAGCGTCCGTCAGGGCAAGCGGTTCGAGGTCGAACTCGCCGGTGAGGCCACCGAAGAAGCCTTGGACGAGGTGCGCCGCGCAGCCGCGACGCTGCTCGCGAACCCGGTGATCGAGGACTACGAGGTCCGTGTCGAGGTCGCTAAATGA
- a CDS encoding zinc-binding dehydrogenase: MRAIILTEFGAPSVLVPVQVPDPTPGEGQVLVDVEVASISFVETQIRQGRPGPYPLPDLPFVPGNGVGGVVAAVGPGLNADLVGRRVFSMTGGSGGYAEKAAVSVADMVEIPPSLSTADAVALATDGRTSVGLFRLAKPATGETVLVEGAAGGLGTMLVQLALGAGARVIGAVGSDHKLDVVRKAGAEAVDYRQPDWAGRVRELTDGRPVDVVFDGVGGPIGSTALGLVGTGSRFVVHGAAGGPMTDPATVAATGASVLTLWDMQKKVGLSLPQLAAAALAEGAEGRLRAVIGQTFSLERAADAHAAIEARTTVGKTLLLV, encoded by the coding sequence ATGCGCGCGATCATCCTGACCGAATTCGGTGCCCCGTCCGTCCTCGTCCCCGTCCAGGTGCCCGACCCCACACCCGGGGAAGGCCAGGTCCTGGTCGACGTCGAGGTGGCGAGCATCTCGTTCGTAGAGACCCAGATCCGGCAGGGCCGGCCGGGCCCGTATCCGCTGCCCGACCTACCGTTCGTCCCGGGAAACGGCGTAGGCGGTGTGGTCGCGGCCGTCGGCCCCGGCCTCAACGCGGACCTGGTCGGCCGGCGGGTGTTCAGCATGACCGGAGGTTCGGGCGGCTACGCGGAGAAGGCGGCAGTGAGTGTCGCCGACATGGTCGAGATCCCGCCGTCGCTCTCGACGGCCGACGCGGTGGCGCTCGCCACCGACGGCCGCACGTCCGTCGGGCTGTTCCGGCTGGCCAAGCCCGCCACCGGTGAGACGGTTCTGGTCGAGGGGGCGGCGGGCGGCCTGGGGACGATGCTCGTCCAGCTGGCGCTCGGGGCGGGGGCCCGGGTGATCGGTGCCGTCGGCAGCGACCACAAGCTGGACGTCGTCCGCAAAGCAGGAGCGGAGGCCGTTGACTACCGGCAGCCGGACTGGGCGGGTCGGGTCCGCGAGCTGACCGACGGTCGCCCGGTCGACGTGGTCTTCGACGGCGTCGGCGGGCCGATCGGCAGCACCGCACTCGGGCTGGTCGGCACCGGGAGCCGTTTCGTCGTGCACGGCGCGGCCGGCGGGCCGATGACCGACCCCGCGACGGTGGCCGCGACCGGCGCGAGCGTGCTCACGCTCTGGGACATGCAGAAGAAGGTGGGTCTGAGCCTGCCGCAGCTGGCCGCGGCCGCGCTGGCGGAGGGCGCCGAGGGGCGCTTGCGGGCGGTGATCGGGCAGACGTTCTCGCTGGAGCGAGCCGCGGACGCACACGCAGCGATCGAGGCACGGACGACGGTCGGCAAGACGTTGCTACTGGTGTAG
- a CDS encoding helix-turn-helix transcriptional regulator produces MTGSVAKPHDALRVFGLQLRQVREDAGLTGRAVAERTGWPHSKVSKLERGQQTATRSDVDAWVEATGAEPEDAERLHAALRQARLEYTEWRQRLSTGTRARQVQRRAAEAEATLIRAFEPGVLPGLLQTADYARAVFQGLVSTYQVANDVEEGVRARLSRQELLQQPGRRYQFVLAEAAFYCRMADSAVMRAQLDRLLSVARLPAVDLAVVPLGARWPVGPLNGFWIFDRDYALVETLGAELTLREPAEIAVYERIFETFSRLAVRGPAVTDLILGATRRYGG; encoded by the coding sequence ATGACCGGTTCCGTGGCCAAGCCCCATGACGCCCTGCGCGTCTTCGGATTGCAATTGCGCCAGGTGCGCGAGGACGCCGGCCTGACCGGGCGGGCGGTCGCCGAACGCACCGGTTGGCCGCACTCCAAGGTGTCCAAGTTGGAGCGCGGTCAGCAAACTGCGACCCGATCCGACGTTGATGCGTGGGTGGAGGCGACCGGTGCCGAACCGGAGGACGCCGAGCGCCTGCACGCCGCACTTCGCCAGGCGCGCTTGGAGTACACCGAGTGGCGGCAGCGGCTGTCTACCGGAACGCGCGCCCGGCAGGTCCAGCGCCGTGCGGCGGAGGCCGAAGCAACGCTGATCCGGGCGTTCGAGCCGGGCGTCCTCCCCGGCTTGCTGCAGACCGCCGACTACGCGCGGGCGGTCTTCCAGGGCCTGGTCAGCACGTACCAGGTGGCCAACGATGTGGAGGAGGGCGTACGGGCGCGACTCAGCCGGCAGGAGCTGCTGCAACAGCCCGGCAGGCGATACCAATTCGTGCTGGCCGAAGCTGCGTTCTACTGCCGGATGGCCGATTCGGCCGTGATGCGGGCACAGCTCGACCGGTTACTCAGCGTGGCTCGGCTGCCCGCCGTAGACCTGGCCGTCGTGCCGCTCGGGGCACGGTGGCCGGTCGGCCCGCTGAACGGGTTCTGGATTTTTGACCGGGACTACGCCTTGGTGGAGACGCTCGGTGCCGAGTTGACTCTCCGTGAACCCGCTGAGATCGCGGTCTACGAGCGCATCTTCGAAACGTTCTCCCGCCTGGCCGTCCGCGGTCCAGCGGTCACCGATCTGATTCTCGGCGCCACTCGCCGGTACGGAGGGTGA
- a CDS encoding helix-turn-helix domain-containing protein translates to MLDAAATVMRERGLAHATTKEIAKEAGFSEATLYKHFTDKTELFVRVLAERLPAFVPMLANLAEGQGTVLDNLRLVAAAAIRFYADSFPISASIFAEPKVLDAHRAALRRTGSGPHRANDGVVAYLTAEQGLGRVRADADPASLAALLLGACFQHAFLYQFTDRSLDVDAEDAAERLVAALAPAVVP, encoded by the coding sequence ATCCTCGACGCTGCGGCAACGGTCATGCGTGAGCGCGGCCTGGCCCACGCCACCACCAAAGAGATCGCGAAGGAAGCCGGCTTCTCCGAAGCCACGCTGTACAAGCACTTCACGGACAAGACCGAGCTGTTCGTTCGGGTCCTCGCCGAGCGCCTACCGGCGTTCGTCCCGATGCTCGCCAACCTCGCCGAGGGGCAGGGCACTGTCCTGGACAACCTGCGCCTCGTCGCGGCCGCTGCGATTCGCTTCTACGCGGACAGCTTTCCGATCTCCGCCTCGATCTTCGCCGAGCCCAAGGTGCTCGACGCCCACCGCGCCGCGCTGCGCCGTACCGGTTCCGGGCCGCACCGGGCCAACGACGGCGTCGTCGCGTATCTCACCGCCGAGCAGGGCCTCGGACGGGTCCGCGCCGACGCCGATCCGGCGTCGCTCGCCGCGCTCCTGCTCGGGGCGTGCTTCCAGCACGCGTTCCTGTACCAGTTCACCGACCGGTCCCTCGACGTGGACGCCGAAGACGCAGCGGAACGCCTGGTCGCCGCCCTCGCCCCGGCGGTCGTGCCATAG